AGATGATAAAAAGCGGCTAAAACCCTTTTTTTTAAAATTTTGTTTCAAGCTTTAAGCTACAATATACGCATGAAAGATTCACATCAAGCTATCGGCGTGTTTGTGCGGCCCACCCATTATCAAAACCCTCTTTTTGAAAAGCTAGAGCGAGCTAAAGAATGGGTTTTAAAGCTTTTAGAAGATGAAGGGTTTGAAAGCTTTATGATTGATGGCCTTGATGGAGCAGAAGATGAACGATTGATAGAAAAAGCCTATGCGTTTTTGTGTTTAGGGGGCGATGGCACGATTTTAGGGGCGTTAAGAATGACGCATTCTTACAATAAGCCATGTTTTGGGGTGAGAATTGGGAATTTAGGGTTTTTGAGCGCGGTTGAATTGAACGGTCTGAAAGATTTCTTACAAGATCTCAAGCAAAACAGGATCAAATTAGAAGAGCATCTGGCTTTAGAGGGCCGTATTGGAAAAATCTCTTTTTATGCGATCAATGAAATCGTGATCGCCAAAAAAAAAGCTTTAGGGGTTTTAGACATCAAAGCTTATGCGGGCCATACGCCCTTTAACACCTATAAAGGCGATGGGCTTATCATTGCCACGCCCTTAGGCTCAACCGCTTATAATTTGAGCGCTCATGGGCCTATTGTGCATGCCTTAAGCCAGAGCTATATTTTAACGCCCTTGTGCGATTTTTCTTTAACGCAACGCCCTTTAGTGTTAGGAGCAGAATTTTGCTTGAATTTTTGCACTCATGAGGACGCTCTTGTGGTCATTGATGGGCAAGTCACCTATGATTTGAAAGCCAACAAACCCCTATACATTCAAAAAAGCCCCACGACCACCAAGCTCTTGCAAAAAAATTCAAGGGATTATTTTAAAGTGCTTAAAGAAAAGCTATTATGGGGGGAAAGCCCTAGCAAAAAAAGATAAAAGGGTAAAAAACATGCGAGATTTCAATAACGCTCAAATCACACGCTTAAAAGTGCGTCAAAACGCTGTTTTTGAAAAGCTGGATCTAGAGTTTAAAGACGGCTTGAGCGCGATTAGTGGGGCTAGTGGGGTGGGAAAAAGCGTTCTTATTGCGAGCCTTTTAGGGGCGTTTGGGCTTAAAGAGAGCAACGCTTCAAGCATTGAAGTGGAATTGATTGCGCCTTTTTTAGACACGGAAGAATACGGCATTTTTAGAGAAGATGAGCATGAACCCTTAGTCATCAGCGTGATTAAAAAAGAAAAAACGCGCTATTTTTTAAACCAAACGAGCCTGTCTAAAAACACGCTCAAAGCGTTATTAAAAGGTCTGATCAAACGCTTATCTAACGACAGATTCAGCCAGAATGAACTCAATGATATTTTAATGCTCTCCTTATTAGATGGCTATATTAAAAACGAAAACAAGGCGTTTAGCCCCCTTTTAGACGCGCTTGAAGAAAAATTCACCCGATTAGAGAAGCTAGAAAAAGAAAGGCGGTTATTAGAGGATAAAAAGCGTTTCCAAAAGGATTTAGAAGAACGATTGAATTTTGAAAAAATGAAATTGGAGAGATTGGATTTAAAAGAAGATGAATACGAACGCCTTTTAGAGCAAAAAAAATTGCTCTCTAGTAAGGAAAAATTGAACGATAAGATCGCTTTAGCGTTAGAGGTGCTAGAAAATACCCACAAAATCACGCATGCTTTAGAGAGTGTGGGCCATAGCACTGAATTTTTAAAAAGCGCTTTATTAGAGGCGAGCGCTCTGTTAGAAAAAGAGCAGGCTAAATTAGAAGAGTGCGAGCGTTTGGATATTGAAAAGGTGTTAGAAAGGCTTGGCATGCTAAGTGGGATCATTAAGGATTACGGGAGCATTGCACATGCTAAAGAACGCTTAGGGCATGTTAAAAACGAATTGCATAACCTAAAAGAAATTGACCATCATTGCGAAACTTACCACAAAGAAATAGAGCGGTTAAAAGCCGAATGCTTGAAATTGTGCGAAGAAATAAGCGGCTTTAGAAAAGAGTATTTAGCCGGTTTTAACGCTCTTTTAAGCACTAAAGCGAAAGATTTGCTCCTAAAAAGCCCTAGTTTGATCTTAGAAGAAGCCCCCATGAGCGAAAAAGGCGCTCAAAAACTCGTTTTGAATTTACAAAATTCCCAATTAGAGACTTTA
This is a stretch of genomic DNA from Helicobacter pylori. It encodes these proteins:
- a CDS encoding NAD(+)/NADH kinase, whose product is MKDSHQAIGVFVRPTHYQNPLFEKLERAKEWVLKLLEDEGFESFMIDGLDGAEDERLIEKAYAFLCLGGDGTILGALRMTHSYNKPCFGVRIGNLGFLSAVELNGLKDFLQDLKQNRIKLEEHLALEGRIGKISFYAINEIVIAKKKALGVLDIKAYAGHTPFNTYKGDGLIIATPLGSTAYNLSAHGPIVHALSQSYILTPLCDFSLTQRPLVLGAEFCLNFCTHEDALVVIDGQVTYDLKANKPLYIQKSPTTTKLLQKNSRDYFKVLKEKLLWGESPSKKR
- a CDS encoding DNA repair protein RecN, coding for MRDFNNAQITRLKVRQNAVFEKLDLEFKDGLSAISGASGVGKSVLIASLLGAFGLKESNASSIEVELIAPFLDTEEYGIFREDEHEPLVISVIKKEKTRYFLNQTSLSKNTLKALLKGLIKRLSNDRFSQNELNDILMLSLLDGYIKNENKAFSPLLDALEEKFTRLEKLEKERRLLEDKKRFQKDLEERLNFEKMKLERLDLKEDEYERLLEQKKLLSSKEKLNDKIALALEVLENTHKITHALESVGHSTEFLKSALLEASALLEKEQAKLEECERLDIEKVLERLGMLSGIIKDYGSIAHAKERLGHVKNELHNLKEIDHHCETYHKEIERLKAECLKLCEEISGFRKEYLAGFNALLSTKAKDLLLKSPSLILEEAPMSEKGAQKLVLNLQNSQLETLSSGEYSRLRLAFMLLEMEFLKDFKGVLVLDEMDSNLSGEESLAVSKALETLSSHSQIFAISHQVHIPAVAKNHILVFKENHKSLAKTLNNEERVLEIARMIGGSENIESAISFAKEKLKV